catcttcatcatctcttATCCAATTACACCACCATCGCCCCTTTGTGTTTCTTTCTAATTACTCATATAACAACAATGGTGGCGTCTTCGCTATGTCTATTGAATGCTCCTGTTTGCCCTCACTCTCTTCCTAATGTCTCGTCGCAGCCACTCCTCTCTTTCTCCCGTTCCCTCAGGCCATTCGTTTCCAAGTCCAAACCTTTGGCCTcgcaggagaagaagagagacaacTCCGGACTAGTCGTGGTGGTGAAATCACAGGCTCTTGACTTCTCAGGCACTTTCTTTGAAGGTGGATTCGGCTCCGACGATGACCCCACTTCTCCTTCCGTCTCTACTGCCCTTGAGGACAAACCCGAGCCTCAGTGCCCACCTGGCCTCCGACAGTACGAAACTATGGCCGTCTTGAGACCCGACATGTCTGAAGATGAGCGCCTTGGTCTCACCCAGAAGTACGAAGAGGTAAGAATTCACCAAATCTTTATCGTAGGGAAAGTAGAAAGAGGATGAGGTTTTGGG
Above is a genomic segment from Brassica oleracea var. oleracea cultivar TO1000 unplaced genomic scaffold, BOL UnpScaffold02237, whole genome shotgun sequence containing:
- the LOC106321637 gene encoding 30S ribosomal protein S6 alpha, chloroplastic-like is translated as MVASSLCLLNAPVCPHSLPNVSSQPLLSFSRSLRPFVSKSKPLASQEKKRDNSGLVVVVKSQALDFSGTFFEGGFGSDDDPTSPSVSTALEDKPEPQCPPGLRQYETMAVLRPDMSEDERLGLTQKYEELLVAGGGMYVEVFNRGVIPLAYSIRKKNKAGETNTYLDGIY